CGGCGTGTTCCTCGGCACCGCGGTCGGCGTGCTGCCCGGCATCGGTCCGGCACTCACGGTCGCGTTGCTGCTGCCGGTCACCTACAAGCTCGACCCCGGCGGCTCGCTGATCATGTTCGCCGGAATCTATTACGGCGGCATGTATGGCGGATCGACCACGGCGATCCTCATCAACACGCCCGGCGAGAGCGCATCGATGGCGACCGCGCTCGAAGGCAACAAGATGGCCAAGGCCGGCCGCGGCGGGCCCGCGCTGGCAACGTCTGCGATCGGTTCGTTCGTCGCGGGCACCATCGCCACCATTGGTCTCGCCTTTCTGGCGCCGTGGCTGGTCGATTTCGCGGTGCGCTTCGGCCCTGAAGATTATTTCGCGCTGATGTGCGTGGCCTTTGTCACGGTGTCCGCCACCTTCGGAGATTCGCCGATCCGCGGACTGACCAGCCTGTTCGTCGGACTGACGCTCGGCCTGATCGGCATCGACAAACTCACCGGACAGGCCCGGCTTGCTTTCGGCATTCCCGAACTGCTCGACGGCGTCGAGGTGACGACGCTTGCTGTCGGCCTGTTCGCCGTCGGCGAAGCGCTTTACGTCGCATCGCGCCGCCACCACAGCGAGGAGAAGATCGAGCCGGTGCGCGGCTCGCTGTGGATGACGAAAGAGGACTGGAAGCGGTCGTGGAAGCCGTGGCTGCGCGGGACCATGTTCGGCTTTCCGATCGGTGCGCTGCCTGCCGGCGGCGCCGAAATTCCGACATTCCTGTCCTACTCCACCGAGAAGCGGCTGGCGAAACATCCGGAGGAATTCGGCAAGGGCGCGATCGAAGGCGTCGCGGGACCGGAAGCCGCCAACAACGCCTCCGCCGCCGGTACGCTCGTGCCATTGCTGACGCTCGGCCTTCCGACCTCGGCAACGGCGGCGATGATGCTGGCGGGCTTTCAGCAATACGGCCTCAACCCGGGACCGCTGCTGTTCGCCGAGCGGCCCGACCTGGTGTGGGGCCTGATCGCGAGCCTCTTCATCGCCAACGTGATGCTGCTGGTTCTCAACCTGCCGCTGGTCGGCCTGTGGGTGAAGCTGCTCGCGATCCCGCAGCCGTGGCTGTACGCCGGCATTCTCGTGTTCGCGACCATGGGCACCATCGCGGCAAAGCCGTCGGTCGTCGAACTGTCGATGCTGGCGGGTTTTGGCGTGCTTGGCTTTCTGATGCGCCGGTTCGATTTTCCGATCGCGCCGGTCGTCGTCGGTCTCATCCTGGGCCCCATAGCCGAAAGCCAGTTGCGCCGCGCGCTCGCCATCAGCCTCGGCGATCCCCTGGTGCTGCTGCAAAGTCCGATGTCGGCCACGCTGCTCGGCATCGCGCTGTTTGCGTTGCTGGCGCCGTTCGTGCTGAAGGGACTGGGCCGGTTCAAGGCGAGCGAGGATTAGGCTCAGTAGTCATTAATCCAGATTCGTGAACACGGCTTGATCGATGTCCGCTATCCCGCGCTTGGCGGAACCGCGCTAACTCTTCCCGCACTTCGATAAAATTCAAGGAGCTCTCTCGATTTATTCCCTCAATTTCCTCGATGTTGAAGTGAACGCGATTGGGTTGAAGCTCCTCAAAAAAGCTAAAGATGACTTCCGGATCGCGAAGCGATTCTCGAGTCAACACTGCAATCACATGGAATGGAATTCCAAAGGACCTCAGCCGCTTGATACCTGCCACCGTCCTGTGAAATGTACCTCGCCCATTGCGCGAGACCCGGTACCGATCATGCAGCTCTTGCGGCCCGTCAATGCTTATTCCTATCTCGACTTGGTGGTCGCGGAAGAGAGCGCACCATTCGTCACTAATCAATGTTCCGTTCGACTGGATGCAGTGCTTAAGGCCCACTTGTGG
This portion of the Bradyrhizobium sp. AZCC 2262 genome encodes:
- a CDS encoding radical SAM protein, which gives rise to MPGKQAIRRRMHSGQTGKGKNCAVRDLQEPSPARKPLWLGPKWVGYAANVLSILWHAGEPLVVPPTFYRKAFDILEEFRPPQVGLKHCIQSNGTLISDEWCALFRDHQVEIGISIDGPQELHDRYRVSRNGRGTFHRTVAGIKRLRSFGIPFHVIAVLTRESLRDPEVIFSFFEELQPNRVHFNIEEIEGINRESSLNFIEVREELARFRQARDSGHRSSRVHESGLMTTEPNPRSP
- a CDS encoding tripartite tricarboxylate transporter permease, which translates into the protein METFAALAHGMAVAVQPMNLLYALIGVFLGTAVGVLPGIGPALTVALLLPVTYKLDPGGSLIMFAGIYYGGMYGGSTTAILINTPGESASMATALEGNKMAKAGRGGPALATSAIGSFVAGTIATIGLAFLAPWLVDFAVRFGPEDYFALMCVAFVTVSATFGDSPIRGLTSLFVGLTLGLIGIDKLTGQARLAFGIPELLDGVEVTTLAVGLFAVGEALYVASRRHHSEEKIEPVRGSLWMTKEDWKRSWKPWLRGTMFGFPIGALPAGGAEIPTFLSYSTEKRLAKHPEEFGKGAIEGVAGPEAANNASAAGTLVPLLTLGLPTSATAAMMLAGFQQYGLNPGPLLFAERPDLVWGLIASLFIANVMLLVLNLPLVGLWVKLLAIPQPWLYAGILVFATMGTIAAKPSVVELSMLAGFGVLGFLMRRFDFPIAPVVVGLILGPIAESQLRRALAISLGDPLVLLQSPMSATLLGIALFALLAPFVLKGLGRFKASED